The Candida albicans SC5314 chromosome 5, complete sequence genome includes a region encoding these proteins:
- a CDS encoding uncharacterized protein (Ortholog of C. dubliniensis CD36 : Cd36_52890, C. parapsilosis CDC317 : CPAR2_501970, Candida tenuis NRRL Y-1498 : CANTEDRAFT_113546 and Debaryomyces hansenii CBS767 : DEHA2E09900g) yields the protein MTEPEVAPYGGFLVKSLEDESENLKQLQQQSIEITTAQGTIETIRPEAIKITGVDNLSTNDIQNYVDYYINYTTTIINPETNELKYELVPFDQSIEFKIEWIDDSSVNIAFKTIDDCYKGLQKISESPILEKLGTQEYIEQSIIERKGKSYNPIIDFKKHQNLANRLKLANESKNTDNNEVKTEESDSGDANGVGASTGDMEEDEVFVELIIRQSFQSDRKVKNASQYSRYYLIHGEPERRPRKHLNPQRRNKYPTGYRSRRKNEGNDDDQEDLFADKLKGERQSRSNNRNIVVGGDDDEEDLFADKLKQSKRDRSRSPMRIDSEDVSYRQR from the coding sequence ATGACTGAACCAGAAGTTGCACCATATGGAGGATTCTTAGTAAAATCTTTAGAAGATGAATCagaaaatttaaaacaattacaacaacaatcaatagAAATCACTACTGCGCAAGGCACAATTGAAACCATTCGTCCAGAAGCCATTAAAATCACTggtgttgataatttatccACTAAtgatattcaaaattatgttgattattatattaattATACCACCACGATAATAAACCCTGAAActaatgaattaaaatatGAATTAGTTCCATTTGATCAActgattgaatttaaaattgaatggaTTGATGATAGTTCGGTAAACATTGCTTTTAAGACTATTGATGATTGTTATAAAGGATTACAAAAGATCAGTGAATCACcaatattggaaaaattgggCACACAAGAATACATTGAACAAAGTATAATTGAACGGAAAGGAAAATCATATAAtccaataattgatttcaaaaaacaTCAAAATTTAGCTAATCGATTGAAGTTGGCAAATGAAAGTAAGAATACTGACAATAATGAAGTCAAGACTGAAGAACTGGATAGTGGTGATGCCAATGGTGTTGGTGCTAGTACTGGTGATAtggaagaagatgaagtgTTTGTGGAATTGATTATACGTCAATCATTTCAACTGGATAGAAAAGTTAAAAATGCATCACAATATTCTCGATATTACTTGATTCATGGAGAACCAGAAAGACGACCACGGAAACATCTTAATCcacaaagaagaaataaatatcCTACTGGTTATAGATCTAGAAGAAAGAATGAGGGGAATGACGATGATCAAGAAGATTTGTTTGCTGATAAATTAAAGGGTGAAAGACAAAGTAGAAGTAATAATAGAAACATTGTTGTCGGgggtgatgatgatgaagaagactTGTTTgctgataaattgaaacaatctAAAAGAGATAGATCGAGATCACCAATGAGAATTGATAGCGAAGACGTATCATATAGACAAAGATGA
- a CDS encoding mRNA splicing protein (Ortholog(s) have role in mRNA splicing, via spliceosome and U1 snRNP, U2 snRNP, U4/U6 x U5 tri-snRNP complex, U5 snRNP, cytosol, spliceosomal complex localization), with the protein MSNFQPINPTPFLKSLIGKTIIVRLKWNKTQYKGTLVSIDNYMNLQLDQTYEIISESTDTDATKEELIGEIFIRCNNVLFIREYKEQQQPVDSKPIENGDKNGKIDKESVEEEEKATNNEDIEIDKE; encoded by the exons ATGTCAAAT TTTCAACCAATTAATCCAACaccatttttaaaatcattaatagGTAAAACTATTATTGTTCGATTAAAATGGAATAAAACTCAATATAAAGGTACATTAGTATCGATTGATAATTATATGAATCTACAATTAGATCAAACTTATGAAATAATACTGGAAAGTACAGACACAGATGCCACTAAAGAGGAATTAATTGGAGAAATTTTCATTAGATGTAATAATGTATTATTTATTCGTGAATATaaggaacaacaacagccgGTAGATTCGAAGCCTATAGAAAATGGTGATAAAAATGGAAAGATAGACAAAGAAAGTGTGGAAGAAGAGGAGAAAGCTACGaataatgaagatattgagattgataaagaataa
- a CDS encoding GPI-anchor transamidase subunit (Ortholog(s) have role in attachment of GPI anchor to protein and GPI-anchor transamidase complex localization), with product MLQIDKQTRRVFIIGGLIRFLLPTIIFPQLTSILDSSILLSTPITSFKSIQESIFYFLYNIELYNGGVNHTPPILIVLLSFLGNINTSVNGWNKIGYDLLYTVIDLIIAYKIIIINRWYNNYRQQKRNTNNKKKEGVEEEEEEEGTSGKFDDYLIGCFYLFNPLIILTNLSHSSIIFSWIFIMESIIQIVQYENIARSMISLAIASYLSFSPIYLLPSILALGHVIIRDKAISAKQQQEKKEGEEDKEQTNVKDLIVKLYVEGLAIFIICVILLIMISFIITASWQFLDNVYLTIILFKNPIPNIGLWWYIFIEMFENYTSFYLIVFNVYTWIFILPFTIRFFQYKNNKITSLLGDSFLAVILCLCWISFIKPYPILGDLGIVLSLLPILNDTIVQYCKLKYITGMTLIIGLLLAPIFYYIWIVLGTGNANFFYSITLIWGAIHGLILMDLIWTKLTLDYYNDNGIDINGEGGSLGLSLAQI from the coding sequence ATGTTACAAATAGATAAGCAAACACGTCGAGTATTTATAATTGGGGGATTAATTCGATTTTTATtaccaacaataattttCCCCCAATTAACATCAATATTagattcatcaatattattatcaacaccaataactagttttaaatcaattcaagaatcaattttttattttctttataatattgaattatataatgGTGGGGTTAATCATACACCACCGATTTTAATagttttattatcatttttagGTAATATCAACACTAGTGTTAATGGATGGAATAAAATTGGGtatgatttattatatactgtgattgatttgataattgcttataaaatcatcattattaatcgatggtataataattatcgacaacaaaagagaaacaccaacaataagaagaaagaaggagtagaagaagaggaagaggagGAGGGGACTTCTGGGAAATTCGATGATTACTTGATTGgttgtttttatttatttaatccATTGATTATTTTAACTAATTTAAGTCATTCCAGTATTATATTCAGTTGGATTTTTATTATGGAAAGTATTATacaaattgttcaatatgAAAACATTGCTAGATCTATGATCTCCTTAGCTATTGCTAGttatctttcttttagtcccatttatttattaccTAGTATATTAGCATTAGGACATGTCATTATTAGAGATAAAGCTATCTCGGCcaagcaacaacaagaaaagaaagagggGGAGGAGGACAAGGAGCAAACTAATGTGAAAGATTTGATTGTTAAATTATATGTTGAAGGATTAGccattttcataatttgcgtgatattattaattatgaTCTCATTCATTATCACTGCAAGTTGGCAATTTTTAGATAATGTATATTTAACCattatattattcaaaaacCCAATACCTAATATTGGATTATGGTGGTATATATTCATTGAAAtgtttgaaaattatacatcattttatttaattgttttcaatgTTTACACTTGGATTTTCATATTACCATTCACAATTCGATTTTTCcaatacaaaaacaacaaaattacATCTTTACTTGGTGATTCATTTTTAGCAGTGATTTTATGTCTTTGTTggatttcatttattaaacCATATCCTATTCTTGGTGATTTAGGCATagtattatcattattaccgattttaaatgatactattgttcaatattgtaaattaaaatatatcACTGGGATGACATTAATTAttggattattattggcaccaatattttattatatttggATTGTTTTAGGTACTGGTAATGctaatttcttttataGTATTACTTTGATTTGGGGTGCTATACATGGATTGATTTTaatggatttgatttggaCAAAATTAACATTGGATTattataatgataatggaattgatattaatgGAGAAGGTGGTAGTCTTGGTCTTAGTTTAGCTCAAATATAG
- the VPS4 gene encoding AAA family ATPase (AAA-ATPase involved in transport from MVB to the vacuole and ESCRT-III complex disassembly; mutation decreases SAP secretion and virulence in murine intravenous infection; regulated by Gcn2p, Gcn4p; required for normal Rim8p processing) — protein MSGASDFLSKGIDLVQKAIDADTATRYEEAYKLYYNGLDYLMLAIKYEKNPKSKELVKSKFTEYLTRAEQLKDHLEKQAQNKSTAESSVNGSTKAKKSNGDGNGSGDDNDDADTKKLRGALAGAILSEKPNVKWSDIAGLDAAKEALKEAVILPVKFPQLFVGNRKPTSGILLYGPPGTGKSYLAKAVATEANSTFFSVSSSDLVSKWMGESERLVKQLFTMARENKPSIIFIDEVDALCGPRGEGESEASRRIKTELLVQMNGVGNDSQGVLVLGATNIPWQLDAAVRRRFERRIYIALPDVEARTRMFEINIGDVPCECTPHDYRTLAEMTDGYSGHDVAVVVRDALMQPIRKIQQATHFKPVIDETDGKEKLTPCSPGDEGAREMNWMDLATDELKEPPLTIKDFIKAIKNNRPTVNEADIAQHVKFTEDFGQEGN, from the coding sequence ATGTCGGGGGCGTCTGATTTTTTATCCAAAGGTATAGATCTTGTACAAAAAGCTATTGATGCTGATACGGCCACTCGGTATGAAGAAGCCTATAAATTGTATTATAATGGATTAGATTATTTAATGTTAGCAATAAAATATGAGAAGAATCCTAAATCCAAAGAATTAGTCAAGAGCAAATTCACTGAATATTTAACTCGAGCAGAACAATTAAAAGATCATTTAGAAAAGCAAGcacaaaataaatcaacGGCAGAAAGTTCTGTAAATGGATCGACCAAGGCAAAAAAATCTAATGGTGATGGCAATGGAAGTGgagatgataatgatgatgctGACACGAAGAAATTACGTGGGGCATTAGCTGGAGCTATTCTTCTGGAAAAACCTAATGTCAAATGGTCAGATATTGCTGGATTGGACGCTGCTAAGGAAGCATTAAAAGAAGCAGTTATATTACCGGTGAAATTCCCGCAATTATTTGTTGGTAATAGGAAACCAACTTCAggtatattattatatggACCACCAGGGACAGGTAAATCTTATTTGGCGAAAGCAGTAGCCACGGAAGCTAATTCGACATTTTTCAGTGTATCATCATCAGATTTAGTATCTAAATGGATGGGGGAATCAGAAAGATTAGTGAAACAATTATTTACTATGGCAAGAGAAAACAAACCctcaattatatttattgatgaagtCGATGCACTTTGTGGACCTCGAGGAGAAGGTGAAAGTGAAGCTTCTAGAAGAATAAAAACCGAATTATTAGTACAAATGAATGGGGTGGGTAATGATTCTCAAGGTGTGTTAGTTTTGGGGGCAACCAATATCCCATGGCAATTGGATGCTGCCgttagaagaagatttgaaCGAAGAATTTATATTGCCTTACCGGATGTCGAAGCAAGAACAAGAAtgtttgaaataaatattggTGACGTGCCCTGTGAATGTACCCCACATGATTATAGAACATTAGCAGAAATGACCGATGGATATTCCGGCCACGATGTTGCGGTAGTGGTAAGAGATGCATTAATGCAACCAATTCGTAAAATACAACAAGCGACCCATTTCAAACCAGTGATTGATGAGACTGAtgggaaagaaaaattaacaCCTTGTTCTCCTGGTGATGAAGGTGCTAGAGAAATGAATTGGATGGATCTTGCCactgatgaattgaaagaacCTCCATTGACAATCAAAGATTTTATAAAGGCCATTAAAAATAATCGACCAACAGTTAATGAAGCAGATATTGCACAACATGTTAAATTCACAGAAGATTTCGGTCAAGAAGGTAATTAA
- the SUT1 gene encoding Sut1p (Zn2Cys6 transcription factor involved in sterol uptake; flow model biofilm induced; Spider biofilm repressed) — MSDLLSYSIMNNTSKYHHSNHTKTVLPPISSITSQLPPLVPSSNTTLASPFGTPNNNNINLPALNQYYDRSYTTTNTNGLTTPSPPPLKYSYSNNNLTEANLSKFETSRNSHGLGLLSSAVLYQQQTNNLSLATPPPSLTSRTSSISSSSTPSSPYMNDGTVTKPSIEQPTISEPTPITTTTTTTTTKSQVQNKRRQRLGPSCDSCRVRKVKCDAEIQVINEDAITTEYSFISSSEIDEIKSGKRVLLSSGSLLTSNNNNNNAKPTKIELIFSHGKFIKFKSCQNCTCKLNVDCCFKNGYTKEDILLNKKLKNSQSTASGTTITTNCSSISNITTTTTTTTTGGAKKIMKKKLQKH, encoded by the coding sequence ATGTCTGACTTATTATCTTATTCCATTATGAATAACACTTCCAAATATCATCATTCAAATCATACTAAAACTGTATTACCACCAATATCATCTATTACTAGTCAATTACCTCCACTAGTACCATCTAGTAATACCACTCTTGCATCTCCATTTGGAACcccaaacaacaacaacatcaatttACCTgcattaaatcaatattatgaTAGATCAtacactactactaatacCAATGGCTTAACAACTCCTTCTCCACCTCCATTAAAGTATTCTTATAGTAACAATAATCTTACTGAAGCTAATTTAtctaaatttgaaacatcAAGAAATAGTCATGGATTAGGTTTATTAAGTTCTGCCGTattatatcaacaacaaacaaacaacttATCATTAGCCACTCCTCCACCTTCATTAACTTCAAGAActtcttctatttcttCTAGTTCTACTCCATCATCTCCATATATGAATGATGGAACTGTTACAAAGCCATCAATTGAACAACCAACCATTTCCGAACCCACTCCAatcacaaccacaaccacaacaaccacTACCAAATCTCAAgttcaaaataaaagaagaCAAAGATTGGGTCCATCATGTGATTCATGTCGAGTTCGTAAAGTTAAATGTGATGCAGAAATCCAAGTCATTAATGAAGATGCTATTACTACTGAATATTCATTTATATCATCGtcagaaattgatgaaattaaatcCGGTAAAAGAGTATTATTATCTAGTGGTAGTTTATTAActtccaacaacaataacaataatgcTAAACCAACGAAAATTGAGTTGATATTTAGTCATGGgaaattcattaaatttaaaagttGTCAAAATTGTACTTGTAAATTAAatgttgattgttgttttaaaaaTGGTTATACTAAAGAAGATATTTTacttaataaaaaattgaaaaattctcAATCCACTGCTAGTGGTACCACTATTACAACCAACTGTTCTAGTATCAGTaatattactactactactactactactactactggtGGTGctaaaaaaattatgaaaaagaaattacaaaaacatTAG